From a single Budorcas taxicolor isolate Tak-1 chromosome X, Takin1.1, whole genome shotgun sequence genomic region:
- the LOC128069782 gene encoding transcription factor E2F6-like, whose translation MSQQQPACELPSLHVDQVEEEMVCGESKDPSGMEDLRPLKVSINLEDSKQQVSRKKGPGMKTPRCYSSLSHLTRRFMTLLRSSPKGVVDLNKAAETLGVQKRRLYDVTSVLSGIKLVEKKSRNYIQWIGPDLNELEIRPEQRQLEREISDLSAKEAALDGLIEDCSQQLVDLLADREKRRLAYVSYQDIHSLETFREQTVFAVRAPAETSLDILLPLEDSAALHMKSTTGPIDVYVCEMAEDLPSNETSDGVGTSSSESAQPEYPYPEKEDDPPEQSEELLEVTNGM comes from the coding sequence ATGAGTCAGCAGCAGCCTGCCTGCGAGCTGCCCAGCTTGCATGTGGACCaggtggaggaggagatggtgTGCGGTGAATCCAAAGACCCCAGCGGCATGGAGGACCTGCGCCCATTAAAAGTAAGCATTAATTTAGAAGATAGTAAGCAACAGGTGTCCAGGAAAAAGGGCCCAGGAATGAAGACACCTCGGTGTTATTCGTCCCTGTCTCATTTAACTCGAAGATTTATGACTCTTCTCAGATCTAGTCCTAAAGGTGTTGTTGACTTAAATAAAGCTGCAGAAACACTGGGAGTACAAAAACGAAGACTGTATGATGTCACCAGTGTCTTAAGTGGAATCAAGCTGGTTGAAAAAAAGTctaggaactatattcaatggaTAGGACCTGATCTTAATGAATTGGAAATACGGCCCGAACAGAGGCAGCTGGAGAGGGAGATTTCTGACTTATCAGCGAAAGAAGCAGCTCTGGATGGATTAATTGAGGATTGTTCTCAACAGTTGGTTGACTTACTAGCGGACAGAGAAAAGCGAAGACTAGCATATGTGTCATATCAAGATATTCATAGCCTTGAAACCTTCCGTGAACAGACTGTATTTGCAGTTAGAGCTCCGGCTGAAACCAGCTTGGATATTTTACTTCCCCTGGAAGATTCTGCCGCATTACATATGAAGAGCACCACAGGACCTATCGATGTTTATGTATGTGAAATGGCGGAGGATCTCCCAAGTAATGAAACATCGGATGGTGTAGGAACCTCTTCGTCCGAAAGCGCACAACCAGAATACCCTTACCCTGAGAAAGAAGATGATCCTCCAGAGCAGAGTGAGGAGTTGCTTGAAGTGACTAATGGCATGTGA